A DNA window from Zingiber officinale cultivar Zhangliang chromosome 3A, Zo_v1.1, whole genome shotgun sequence contains the following coding sequences:
- the LOC122050939 gene encoding alcohol dehydrogenase 3-like: MSSTVGQVIKCKAAVAWEAGKPLVIEEVEVAPPQAQEVRLKIHYTSLCHTDVYFWEAKGQTPLFPRIFGHEAGGIVESVGEGVTDLAPGDHVLPVFTGECRQCAHCKSPDSNMCDLLRINPDRGVMIGDGQARFSKDGKPIYHFLGTSTFSQYTVVHVGCVAKINPSAPLDKACVVSCGISTGYGACVNVAKPPKGSSVAVFGLGAVGLAAAEGAKASGASRIIGVDLNASRFELAKKFGVTEFVNPADHKKPVQEVIAEMTNGGVDRSIECTGNVKAMISAFECVHDGWGVAVLVGVPNKDDEFKTHPMNFLNERTLKGTFYGNYKPRTDIPGVVEKYLNKELELEKFITHTVPFSDINKAFDLMLKGEGLRCIIKMDD, from the exons ATGTCGAGCACAGTCGGCCAGGTCATCAAATGCAAAG CTGCGGTCGCATGGGAAGCCGGGAAGCCGTTGGTGAtcgaggaggtggaggtggctcCTCCTCAGGCGCAAGAGGTTCGCCTCAAGATCCACTACACCTCTCTCTGCCACACCGATGTCTACTTCTGGGAAGCCAAG GGTCAGACTCCTCTATTCCCTCGCATCTTCGGGCACGAGGCAGGAGG AATCGTGGAGAGTGTGGGAGAAGGCGTGACTGACCTCGCTCCGGGCGACCATGTCCTCCCCGTCTTCACCGGGGAATGCAGACAATGTGCTCACTGCAAGTCCCCCGACAGCAACATGTGCGATCTCCTCAGGATAAATCCTGACAGAGGCGTCATGATAGGTGATGGCCAAGCAAGATTCTCCAAAGACGGGAAGCCGATCTACCATTTCCTCGGAACCTCCACTTTCAGCCAGTACACCGTCGTTCACGTCGGCTGCGTCGCCAAAATTAACCCCTCCGCGCCGCTCGATAAAGCTTGTGTCGTCAGCTGTGGCATATCGACAGGTTACGGTGCTTGTGTCAATGTGGCAAAGCCTCCGAAGGGTTCATCAGTCGCTGTCTTCGGCCTCGGAGCTGTGGGACTTGCA GCTGCTGAAGGGGCAAAGGCTTCGGGAGCATCAAGGATAATCGGTGTCGATCTCAATGCTAGTAGATTTGAGCTAG CTAAAAAGTTCGGTGTGACTGAGTTTGTGAATCCGGCGGATCACAAGAAACCAGTTCAAGAG GTGATTGCTGAAATGACTAACGGGGGAGTCGACCGGAGCATCGAGTGCACCGGCAACGTGAAAGCCATGATCTCGGCGTTCGAatgcgttcacgat GGCTGGGGCGTGGCCGTGCTCGTCGGGGTGCCGAACAAAGACGACGAGTTCAAGACGCATCCGATGAACTTCCTCAACGAAAGGACTCTGAAAGGGACGTTCTACGGCAACTACAAGCCTCGCACCGACATCCCGGGCGTCGTCGAGAAATACTTGAACAAG GAATTGGAGTTGGAGAAATTCATAACGCACACGGTGCCCTTCTCCGACATCAACAAGGCTTTCGACTTGATGCTGAAAGGGGAAGGCCTCCGCTGCATCATTAAGATGGATGACTAG
- the LOC122050940 gene encoding ACT domain-containing protein ACR12-like: MTFAIAFLSLSAPALSSSTAPLLHLHPRSLRLQIPPLVHRSFGSVSGFPRKIRLNYPRSSNSPDILGSSSPISDQDDSLPMPIVHIDQDSDAYATTVQLSFGDRLGALVDTMRSLKDLGLDVTKRTVTTEDSVVKTKFLIMRDGRKVEDPAMLEKIRLSIINNLLKYHPESSENLAMGEVFGIKAPDKKLDVDVATEIFLQDDGPKRSLLYIETADRPGLLLEIVKIITDINVDVESAEIDTEGLVAKDKFHVSYRGAALNNSLSQVLTNCLRYYLRRPETEEESY, translated from the exons ATGACTTTCGCAATCGCATTCCTCTCGCTCTCCGCTCCGGCCCTATCCTCCTCTACCGCCCCCCTCCTCCATCTCCATCCTCGCTCCCTTCGCCTTCAGATCCCGCCGCTCGTTCATCGCTCCTTCGGCTCCGTCAGCGGATTCCCACGGAAGATTCGCTT GAACTATCCTCGGTCTTCCAATTCACCTGATATATTAGGATCTTCCTCCCCA ATCTCTGATCAAGATGACTCACTCCCGATGCCGATAGTTCATATAGATCAAGATTCAGATGCTTATGCCACAACTGTGCAACTTAGCTTTGGGGACCGTTTAGGAGCACTAGTTGACACG ATGCGGTCTCTTAAGGATTTGGGACTTGATGTGACAAAGCGAACTGTAACAACTGAGGATTCTGTTGTGAAGACCAAATTTCTCATAATGCGGGA TGGGCGGAAGGTTGAGGATCCAGCTATGCTAGAAAAGATTCGTCTTTCTATCATCAACAACCTTTTGAAGTACCATCCA GAATCGAGTGAAAATCTGGCAATGGGTGAAGTTTTTGGTATCAAAGCCCCGGATAAGAAG CTGGATGTCGATGTTGCAACAGAAATATTTCTCCAGGATGATGGACCAAAACGAAG TTTGCTATATATTGAGACTGCTGATCGACCTGGGCTCCTGCTGGAGATCGTCAAGATAATAACAGATATCAATGTGGATGTGGAATCAGCAGAGATTGATACTGAG GGTTTGGTAGCGAAGGATAAATTTCATGTAAGCTACAGAGGTGCTGCATTGAACAATTCATTGTCACAG GTGCTGACCAACTGTTTGCGGTACTACCTCCGGAGACCTGAAACAGAGGAAGAGAGCTATTGA